The following nucleotide sequence is from Rhizoctonia solani chromosome 15, complete sequence.
TTCGAAATGGCCCAGCACCTGCCATGGACCAAACTGCCAAAGGGGGTTCCGCGACCGAGGGGTTTGCCAAGCGATTGGAACGTGTGCTCAAGGCACTAAACGTTGCACCAGCACTTGAAGCGCACTTGATAGACCAACAGGCTAGTGGAGACGTCCGATTGCCCCTTAGAGCGATTGGTAGGCAATGTAGTATCAAATGTACTCACTAAAATCTACTCACCACCTTGGATAGATGAATTACATTCCAGGTGGGACTGGTCACGCGTGACAGCACATCTAGTTCCTAGTGTTGCAGGAAAGCATGCGGGTTGGCCTTCTGTTCTTAACGTGGGGCACGTTGCGCTTATGAAGGCCGTACGGGACATGGGAGCTgcgagtgatagtgtttccaTCGAGTGCCAGGTTTGTCTCTGGTTTAGCGCCCATCTCATTTAGCTTATTTGAGCATAATATGCCAGGGATCGTCTATTGGAACTTATTCAACGTCATGGACCAATGAATTTATGTCTTCAGCAAAGGGTGTCTCGCCGGACACCTACCTTGACACTCCTAAATCCAGACGTTCCAAGGCTCCCCACCCACCCGGTCTCAAGATAATTTTCCCGAGTTTACGAACTGTGGACGAGAGTATCTTGGGAAGATCTGTGGGCGAATTCTTTGATAGCGTAGTCGTCATTGTTAACATGTTTTTAGGGCGGGGGTACAATGTTTTGCCAGCGTAAACAGTGGGATGCCTCTACGTTCCCCAAGAAGCACTTTTATGATAGCAACTCGAAGAGGGGGAAAGTACTGATGCATTCTAAGGTATGCAGTTCCCCCAGAAAGATGGAGTGAAGCTAATGACGCATTTAAAGATGATATTGGGCATCCCGGCTGACAAAGAGACTGGGTCTGATAAACCTAAAGCGTGGTTATATGTCGGGTCAGTGATGAGACAAATCTTTGAAATTCCACAGCTCATCATTCTCCAGGAGTCACAACTTTACTCCATCTGCGTGGGGCACTCTCTCTGGAAGTGGATTTAACCCATCCATCCATGTGGGTGTCTCTTGTACTATTCTTCGGCTTTGTAATAATCGCAATCCATTGTGGATAGATGACTAATTACGAGCTCGGCGTTGTGTTACCTCTCGAAAGCGTCACACAAGGAGATAAATTGGCGTGCTGGAAAAGACCTCCTCGACAATATGTCGAAGGTGTAGATGTTCCTTGGGTGAGTATTATGATTTTACCTACACTTGACTCTTATTCTTCCCTAATTTCCAGATGCAAAACGAGTATTTGCGTGGATGATGGTTCGCTGTAAACCTTTTAACATCTTATTCGGGTCCTCTTTTGTCGTACATGCTATCGGTCCTCTATGTAGCTATTCAATTTGGAGCGAGGAATATTTATTACGCGAATACAACTGTGATAAGTATGATCAAACGTGAGCCGTTTGGCCTGGCAGGAAATAGGCAGGCATCACCTTTGAATAAATCAGCCCGTGAGACGCAATCTTATACATTTGCTCGTATCAAATATCGTCGTACACCTAGATTCATCAAAGATCGTTTGCTGCAATTACTCGAGTTACGGAGACAGTTATGATTCAAAATTCGACCCAGCATGTTTTAATTTCAGAGAGTTTATGATATCGATGTATCTATTCTACCTTCTTCCGCCCTTGAACAGCCTTGAAGATGCTAATAAAACGTGCTCTATCGGACCATAAACTGGGTTGCAGTGAGCATCACAGCGATTCGAGAAGAAATAATATAACCTACCAAATTGCCAAACTAATCACTCCACATCCGATACAGATGCCTACGTGCTTGAATCGTTGTCCTCGCTGGTCAAAATTGGCTTCGCTCCACCTCGCCAGAAAACCACTCAAAGTGAATGCAATGATCCCAGGAATGCAAGGCCGCACACTCCGCAGCCATACTAAATCTCCCCCAAAGTACCTACGCGCAAATACCCATCCGTATAGCGCTCTCGCACCCAAGTTGGCTACATTGGCCCAAACCAACATAGTGTCATCCCACTTGACTCCCAGAGCACCCGACGCCCCCAAAGAAACGCCCGCAGCAAAAGCGATTGAGAAAGCCACCATCCATCGGGCCTGGGACTGGAGTTGAGCTGGCGATGCGGTAGCGTGCACGAATGCTTCTAGGATACCGTTCAGCCCCATTGCGGGAATATAAGCACAGTAAGCTCGAAGAATGCGCGGTGCAGCCGTCGAACGGTATCGGGGAGGAAGCAGAATATCAGAGAGGAACGGAACGAGGGGACCCAGAAGTGTCGTTAATGCAATTGCCAAGTGAAAATGGAGGAATACAATGGATTGTAGTGTAGTCGAAGCTTGGAATTGAGCTTCCTTAGAGGGTTTAATTGTTTTGGATCCCTTCTCATGCAGTGGTGGGGACAGTGTTTTGGAAAAATAAAGTCGACTGGACTCTTCGATTGGCTGGAATAGGATACGCGCCACAAGCGAGCCTATGAAATGGTCGGTCCAGTGCTAAAGTTTCAAGATGCAGACACGGACCGTAGTTTGAGGCAACTGCATATCCTCCTTGATCTTCTAGCGGAGACACACGAGATATAACAATCCGGTCGCCTTCGGTAAGAAAGTGCTTGAATACTGATTGACCAGTCATTGTCAACGCTAACTTCGATGATGTAGGGTCAAATGCAACTGCACTAAAAACGACGTCTTTGAATTCAGAGGTCTGGGTGAAAGATGTTGATCTCACCTGACTCCATTTTCATGTACTCGGCGAGGAAATATCTGGAACCCCCCCTCCTTCCAAAATGCTATGGTATATACCAATAATACGGTAACTGCGTAAGCCAGCTGGCCAGTCGCAAAAGCAACAAGGCTCCAATGCTCTCCGGCAGCCATCAATGCAACTACCGTACAAACACTCCGACTGACAATTGCGGTTCCTTCGGCCTTTACCCGAAGATTAAATCTCATGAGGCTCTGGGCACGGTTATGTAAAGGCTCAGAGACAAGATCTATCAACGCGGCAAGAGCGTATATGGATACCGCTTGATCGAAGTAAGGCTGCGCCCGAGTAGAGGGAGAAGCAATTGTGCGGTAGCCGAGAGCTAGACCAAATGCCAGCGGAGCGCCTATGAGGATTGGGATTGTAGAAACATTTTTAACTTTCGGCGAGATTGATTGTTCTCGGGGTATTCTAAGAATCGCATTTCGAACACCTTCAcgggaaagaaaaagaacaGTAGATAGCAAAAGGTCGAGCTGGATCGCGGCTGTGCCGAAGACTTTGGGAGAGGCAAGTCGGAGTAGTAGCTGATTAAGAGTAAAAGTGGCGAGGCGAGAAAGAACTTGGAGCCCAATGAGGGAGTAGGCCGATTTTACGGAGCCTTTAGCTGGATCATCATCCGGACGTGTCTTGGGTTTCGTGGTTGTCATCATCGAACACTAGCGAGAAGGTTTGACGCCAGGCGCTTGCCGAATTTTGTGCTGCCTTGTCAGTACTGTAATTTACGAAGTTCGAGCATATTAGGCATACCATCGCACTGATAAAAGAGTCGAAGGTACTCATTAAAATGGGAGTAACAGCTTATAGCATATAAAGAGGTGGGAACGCACAATGATGTCGGCCGCATCAGCTAGGTCTGATGTTACCTTAAGTTTATTTGCAAAGTCTCTTGAACCCCATAAGGAGCTTCGCAGAGGCGCGGTAACTTTATACTCCTTGAACTCTGCTTGGGTCGATCGGGAGTAGCTCCATAAATTTGGACTACCTTGTTTACAAATGCCGATCCTATGACTGCACAGTTATCGCTTGGACTCTATAATCTAATCACAACAATATACACAACTCATGTGGCAGATTCAGATCGACATCCATTCACTAGTGCGAGAGCTGAATGATACTCCAATATGTAActtatcctctgcccgctcATCCGCGTCGGTCATGGGACCCAGACCGGTCAaggttggggaacccccacggctgcgaagcagcgagggtaGACCGGGGACGCTTGGCCGCGGGTCTGGCTTGCgggtgggcggcccaaaccagctctcaTCACCTTGAGGGATGGTGTGCATAAGAAAGACATGCAAAGGCATGCCGCGGCACTCGGTGTGCATCAGGCCGGACGGTGGaggtcggacgcaagtcAACACCAAGCGTTAGTCACGTGTCTTGCCACATGCTTTGGCTCAGTCGTAAAACGTCCATTTATTGTGCATGGGCTATAAGAGCCAGGTATGACGTTGATACTTGAGTCACTGTTCACTGTATACTCGGCACCaagacgcatatactcatatATATACTGTCCATTTATTTGTCATGTAATACTGGTCAACTTGAGCTGTAAGATAACGACCCTACTAAATCTTTCCCGTCCCAAATGCTATATATGATTTTCTGGAAATTTTTTCCCCACCCCGTGTCTTTAATTGTACGCGAGCCAGTAGGAGCGGCAATATGAGAAGTCAAACTTTGAAGCGGGTGCGTTCCTTATCGGTATGAGCTTTTGATATATCGGAAAGCTATTTGAGTGACTTTTGCATTGATTAAGGCTTCGAGCCTATATACCTGAAATGGGCTCTTTTCTACCAGAAGCTGTGATGCGGAGCTCGCGGATGCTCACGAGCGTGGAGTTGTGCGCTACAGACTTAGGAGCACGTGCTTAGGTGCTAGTTATCTTCAATATACCGCGTGTGGTGCACTTGTTGAAAGACACGTAGAGCTAGACGATTTTGTATctcagctctactatatggtagtgaACTTGTATATATACTGTACCTAGACGATTTTGTATCTACAGGATTATAAGCATACATGAACAGAATAGAGAGATATGATACGTACctcagctctactatatggtagtgaACTGAGGTGCACGAGAATCGATAAATAACACATTTATACTCGTACATCCAAACGTaagtaaatatatgcgtaaggATTACATGTACGGTTCCGTGAgactgatatttcaacaGCACTGACCAAGACCAAAATATTGGCGCTTGAAACGACGCAGGCTCATTATTAGCTCCCACATGGAGTAAAAAAATCTGCCACGAACCTGGATTGAACAGGTGACCTGTAGATTGCTACCAACCAAGTCTCCTTGCTTAGCTTCAGTCTAACGCTCTCCCAGCTGAGCTACCGCGGCTGGTTTTTATGACTTTTTGGCATATAAGTCCTGCTGATTGAGGTGTACCAGCGCGGACTTATTCATCTGAGGAGTCGTTATCTCTTACCCGCCCACCCGTCCGCACCTGACCCTGAACATTCCAGTCGCCGCCCACCTCTCCAGAGGCTCACGCGGTTCTTTCTTTTTTCACCCACCAGCCCATTCTATAGCTAGGAAGGATGGCCACCTGACCCGCCAGCCTCCCTCGCGTCTCGGTGTCCCGGTCTCTCCTACTCTTCTCTTCCTAGCTCACAGCATATTTCACTGCTCTTACGCCATGCGAATGCATGTATATACTTCGACTCCTTATCGATCTACCTCACCTCCTCCACAACCACGATCCGACAACATGGATTAGAAAAGGTGGGCATTTTTTTCAATAAATTATTGCATACATGCATGCAAACCAATAGCTCATAAAGCAAACTACTCAACAATCCACTTATATTGGATTTAGTATCCCTGATCCACTAGCG
It contains:
- a CDS encoding oligosaccharide translocation protein RFT1, which gives rise to MMTTTKPKTRPDDDPAKGSVKSAYSLIGLQVLSRLATFTLNQLLLRLASPKVFGTAAIQLDLLLSTVLFLSREGVRNAILRIPREQSISPKVKNVSTIPILIGAPLAFGLALGYRTIASPSTRAQPYFDQAVSIYALAALIDLVSEPLHNRAQSLMRFNLRVKAEGTAIVSRSVCTVVALMAAGEHWSLVAFATGQLAYAVTVLLVYTIAFWKEGGFQIFPRRVHENGVSAVAFDPTSSKLALTMTGQSVFKHFLTEGDRIVISRVSPLEDQGGYAVASNYGSLVARILFQPIEESSRLYFSKTLSPPLHEKGSKTIKPSKEAQFQASTTLQSIVFLHFHLAIALTTLLGPLVPFLSDILLPPRYRSTAAPRILRAYCAYIPAMGLNGILEAFVHATASPAQLQSQARWMVAFSIAFAAGVSLGASGALGVKWDDTMLVWANVANLGARALYGWVFARRYFGGDLVWLRSVRPCIPGIIAFTLSGFLARWSEANFDQRGQRFKHVGICIGCGVISLAICLWSDRARFISIFKAVQGRKKVE